Below is a genomic region from Pedobacter cryoconitis.
TTTCTACTGTCCCAGGGTGTGGCCCATGAGGAATACCTCCCGGGTGGAGTGTGATCTGACCTTTAACTACACTTTTTCTGCTCATAAAGTCGCCATCTACATAGTATAAAACTTCATCGCTGTCTACATTGCTGTGGTTATAAGGAGCAGGAATAGATAAAGGGTGGTAATCAAATTTGCGCGGTACAAAAGAGCAGATCACGAAATTATGTCCCTCAAATGTCTGGTGGACAGGTGGTGGCTGATGAAGACGACCGGTAATTGGCTCGAAATCATGAATAGAGAAAGCCCACGGATAATGGAAGCCATCCCAGCCTACAAAATCAAAGGGATGTGTACCATAAGTATAAGGGTACATTAATCCTTGTTTTTTTATCAGTACCTTAAAATCACCGAATTCATCAATAGTTTCCAGATCTGCTGGTCTTCTGATATCACGCTCACAATAAGGAGAATGTTCCATCAGCTGGCCATATTCATTTCTGTAACGTTTTGGAGACCTTACCGGGCTGAAACTTTCCACGATGAACAAACGGTTCTTTTCGTCATCAAATTCCATCTGGTAGATTGTACCACGTGGTACAACCAGGTAATCGCCGTAAGCAAAACGAATCTTTCCAAAGCCTGTTTTTAATGTTCCTGTTCCCTGGTGAATGAAAATAACTTCATCAGCCTGACTGTTTTTATAGAAATAATCAGTCATGGATTTCCTTGGTGCAGCGAGAGAGATGTGTAAGTCGCTGTTAACCAGAACCGGTTTTCTGCTTTTCAGATAATCGTCTTCCGGAGCTACATTAAAACCGATCAGAGAGGTGTGTTTCAGATGTTTCTCTCTGGCAATTTTAGGTTCTACAGAATAAGGTTCTCCGAGCGATTTAACGATCGTTGGCGGATGACAGTGATAGACAAGCGAATACAAGCTCGAAAATCCTTCGGTGGATACCAGTTCCTCTGCATAAAGTTCACCGTCTGGTTTTCTAAAAACAGTGTGCCTTTTAGGTGGAATGGTTCCTAAGGTATGATAAATAGGCATATCTATAGGTTATAAAATGGTTGAAATGTAGGATGAATAAAAAACGTGAGAACGTTTAATATGCGATAGCTTTAGAAAAAAGCTTAAATGGAGTATTGTGCAAAAATGAGCTTAGAGAGCATAGCATACCTGAACCCGGCCAGTACCTGGCTGGCAATACGATCCTGATATTTTAATTTGCGCTTTGTCATTGTTGCGAAGGCTAAATTAAGAATTATATTGTTAGCTATCAAATTTATGCCATATAATCTATTGTCATTTATTTCACAGGCTTTTGTTCATTGTGGGCTAAATTCTCTAGCTTTGAAGCACTGTACTATACATTGTGCTACCAAAAATAAAACTATATGAAATTAGTATCCTACAAAACAGAAGACAGAGAACACCTTGGTGTTTTCATCAGCGGGCATATCTACAATTTGAATTCATGCGATAAGCAGATCCCAAATGATATGAACGAGTTTTTAAAAGATTCCGAAGTGCTGATGGAACGGGCATTAGCGATTGATGCT
It encodes:
- a CDS encoding homogentisate 1,2-dioxygenase, with amino-acid sequence MPIYHTLGTIPPKRHTVFRKPDGELYAEELVSTEGFSSLYSLVYHCHPPTIVKSLGEPYSVEPKIAREKHLKHTSLIGFNVAPEDDYLKSRKPVLVNSDLHISLAAPRKSMTDYFYKNSQADEVIFIHQGTGTLKTGFGKIRFAYGDYLVVPRGTIYQMEFDDEKNRLFIVESFSPVRSPKRYRNEYGQLMEHSPYCERDIRRPADLETIDEFGDFKVLIKKQGLMYPYTYGTHPFDFVGWDGFHYPWAFSIHDFEPITGRLHQPPPVHQTFEGHNFVICSFVPRKFDYHPLSIPAPYNHSNVDSDEVLYYVDGDFMSRKSVVKGQITLHPGGIPHGPHPGTVEKSIGKESTEELAVMIDPFRPLMLTEDALAIEDPDYHKSWQINVE